TTTAGAGGCACAGAGCTCTGCTTGGGCTGTTTACCGtggtctattttatctttttcttgagGGGCTCTTGATAGTCTGAAAAGATAACTGGGGTTGGGATTGGCACAAGAACCCACCACATCCTGCAGCATTTCCATCTTCTTCGGCAACCGCCGATTTCATCTTCTATTAATTTGCAAATGTCTCGTCTGCAAATGCCTTCCAGGTTGAAACAGTGGGTCTCTGCAGCACCCAAACCACTTCTAACTGCGGAGAAGAAACCAGGGCAGCAGTTAGCCCAGTGTCTGAATGCCAAAGCATCAGCATCCTCGCACGCGAAGGCATAATAGTTCTGGACTGAGTACCTCTCTGTGAGGTCACTTATGGCAAACGTCTTAATGTTGactgttctcactctttcttgccttctttccctctctccctttggaTAGGGCAGAGTCAAGATTTCATGGGAAAGCATTGTATGGTAGTCAGTTGCGGTGCTAGTCTATGCTAAGCTAATattcccattttattattttgattgatatatacatatgaagTTATACAGCAGGAGATCAAATAGTATTAGTTCATATTATGGAGTCACGGTTTCCATCAGGTGAGGCTGTCTCTGTGATGGAGCTGGTGTCTGCAGCCCTGATATACACTGAGAGACTTTGGCTCCAGACTTCGGGTGTAAGCTAACTCCTTATAACAGTGACTGTGGATCTTGCATTTCATGCAGACTTCGACCACTGGTGTGCATGGCCACAGTGGCTGTGGGATCTGGTGCGTGAGGGAGTTCACTTTGGTGACTGATTTGGTAGCCTGGAGCATAGGCGTGCGCAGAGAGCTGTTAgtggtttgggtttttcaagacaggatctctctctatagctttggctgttctggaactcgatctgtagagcaggctggcctcgaactcacagagatctacctgcctctgcctcctgagacgAGGCagacaccaccaccgccctgctacaAGGCTAATTTTAaagctgggggtcaccacaacatgaggataTATTAAGGGATTGTAGCATTAGGAAAGTGAGAACCACTGTTTGAGTGAGTATTCATAAGATACATAGGGTAACTCCATGTGGCGGGCATGCGGGGGATATTCCAATTGAGGTCTTAATTGGAGACTATTAAGACCTTACTCGGAGTCTCGGGTCACAATTCCACCCCTGTGAGGGAACATAGGagctggggggaagggggaggaaa
Above is a window of Microtus pennsylvanicus isolate mMicPen1 chromosome 15, mMicPen1.hap1, whole genome shotgun sequence DNA encoding:
- the LOC142835478 gene encoding beta-defensin 109-like: MRFHLILYTILFLLTLLPPVRSGLGAAETHCFNLEGICRRDICKLIEDEIGGCRRRWKCCRMWWVLVPIPTPVIFSDYQEPLKKKIK